Proteins found in one uncultured Desulfuromonas sp. genomic segment:
- a CDS encoding PaaI family thioesterase — MTSSQPIDLAQLLDDHLKDLNLPLQIPPPVLDVTRGEVISYDGDGGCLEIRFPIQQAHLNPYGSVQGGMIATAIDNTIGPLSMLVAPPNYTRHLTLKYRRPIVPTMNFFTIRAQLLERQERQLTFEARVFDPQQRELVRATAQHWIVDLERQK, encoded by the coding sequence ATGACCTCATCACAACCGATTGACCTGGCCCAATTACTCGACGACCACCTCAAAGACCTCAACCTGCCCTTGCAGATTCCGCCACCGGTCCTTGATGTGACCCGCGGTGAGGTGATCAGTTATGATGGCGATGGCGGTTGTCTTGAGATCCGTTTTCCAATCCAGCAGGCCCACCTTAACCCTTACGGTTCGGTACAGGGCGGCATGATCGCCACAGCCATCGACAACACCATCGGACCGTTGAGCATGCTGGTAGCTCCCCCCAATTACACCCGTCATCTGACGCTGAAGTACCGACGCCCCATTGTACCGACCATGAATTTTTTCACCATTCGCGCACAACTGCTGGAGCGCCAGGAACGCCAGCTCACGTTTGAGGCGCGTGTCTTTGATCCCCAGCAGCGGGAGTTGGTGCGCGCCACGGCGCAACATTGGATTGTCGATCTGGAGCGTCAAAAATAG
- a CDS encoding 4Fe-4S binding protein, with amino-acid sequence MKIVVDPQKCIASGECVSLCPQNAISIQDGVAVVDDNLCDYDGICIPACPQGAISFTE; translated from the coding sequence ATGAAAATTGTCGTTGATCCGCAAAAATGTATCGCATCCGGGGAGTGTGTGTCCCTGTGCCCGCAAAATGCCATTTCCATTCAAGACGGCGTTGCCGTTGTTGATGACAACTTGTGTGATTACGATGGTATCTGTATTCCGGCCTGCCCTCAGGGGGCGATCAGCTTTACCGAATAA
- a CDS encoding acyl-CoA thioesterase, whose amino-acid sequence MTQSVAPYEMPIIIQPQDIDLMGHVNNIVYLRWVQDVATAHWNHAATDEEKAGLLWMVTRHEIDYLRQVFAEDKLIARTWVGKAQRRRFERHTEIRREQDGKIVAKALTWWFPVDHATKKPTAVAEEVRARFTAQVD is encoded by the coding sequence GTGACACAGAGCGTTGCACCATATGAAATGCCCATCATCATACAACCTCAAGACATCGACCTGATGGGCCATGTCAATAATATTGTTTACCTGCGTTGGGTTCAGGACGTGGCGACAGCCCATTGGAACCATGCGGCAACAGATGAGGAAAAAGCCGGTTTGCTGTGGATGGTCACCCGACATGAGATCGACTACCTGCGTCAGGTGTTTGCCGAAGATAAGCTGATTGCCCGAACCTGGGTCGGCAAAGCTCAACGACGCCGGTTTGAGCGCCATACCGAAATTCGCCGCGAGCAGGACGGAAAAATTGTCGCCAAAGCCCTGACCTGGTGGTTCCCGGTGGATCATGCGACAAAGAAACCCACCGCAGTCGCCGAAGAGGTGCGCGCCCGTTTTACCGCCCAGGTTGATTAA
- a CDS encoding substrate-binding domain-containing protein: protein MTFLPQNKYVMDALELPTTVAPKHPLPMALLSYAHHVELVQAFLALVRSERGQTIFRDYGFADGS from the coding sequence GTGACGTTTTTACCGCAAAACAAGTATGTCATGGACGCTTTGGAACTTCCGACAACAGTCGCCCCAAAGCATCCCCTGCCGATGGCGCTGCTGAGTTATGCCCACCATGTCGAGCTGGTACAAGCTTTTCTGGCATTGGTGCGTTCGGAGCGGGGACAGACGATTTTTCGCGATTATGGATTTGCTGACGGATCATGA
- a CDS encoding response regulator, translating to MDLLTDHDAAVDSHAKVLYIEDNPGNLSLMTSFFEEWERATLVCCADGERGLAMAAEVLPEVILLDLNLPGISGFDVFQRLRQNEQTVQIPVIAVSADAMKQTFRRAGELGFDGFLAKPVDFEQMKFLFEDLMETRQ from the coding sequence ATGGATTTGCTGACGGATCATGACGCTGCTGTCGATAGCCACGCCAAGGTGCTGTACATCGAAGACAATCCCGGTAATCTCAGCCTGATGACCAGTTTTTTTGAAGAGTGGGAGCGCGCTACGTTGGTGTGTTGTGCCGATGGTGAACGTGGCCTCGCCATGGCCGCAGAGGTTCTTCCAGAGGTGATTCTTCTTGATCTCAATCTTCCCGGCATCAGTGGTTTTGACGTGTTTCAACGGTTGCGGCAGAATGAACAAACCGTTCAGATCCCGGTAATTGCCGTCAGTGCTGATGCCATGAAACAGACCTTTCGCCGAGCCGGTGAGTTGGGCTTTGATGGTTTTCTCGCCAAACCGGTGGATTTTGAACAGATGAAATTTCTGTTTGAAGACCTGATGGAGACGCGCCAATGA
- a CDS encoding HD domain-containing phosphohydrolase, whose amino-acid sequence MTPLTSIAEAKILIVDDNPANVALLEAILEEDDYLHLFSTTDPRDVVTLYHEHQFDLILLDIRMPWLSGFEVMALLDEVIGEDYVPVIVLTAQTDTETRRRALDAGAKDFLTKPFEAWEVLLRIRNCLETRMYYTRQVLRAETLEKEVRQRTEEIRQTQLEIVRRLGVAGEFRDNETGAHVERISHFSSLLARLYGQHSDYVTMLFYASSMHDVGKIGIRDDILLKPGPLTEDERAEINRHPVIGSQIIGDHPSELMTLAWETARFHHERWDGSGHPQGLVGEEIPLCARIVAICDVFDALTSQRPYKEAWSVDDAVAEIQQQAGRHFDPELVAFSSPILTSLSPFGNVLSMMIECAGQPIVNRLRPFFLLE is encoded by the coding sequence ATGACGCCGCTGACGTCGATCGCTGAAGCAAAGATCCTGATCGTTGATGACAATCCCGCCAATGTGGCTCTTCTGGAAGCGATTCTTGAAGAGGACGATTATCTGCACCTGTTCAGCACCACGGACCCGCGTGACGTGGTGACGTTGTACCACGAACATCAGTTCGACCTGATCCTGCTTGATATCCGTATGCCGTGGCTGAGTGGTTTCGAAGTAATGGCGTTGTTGGATGAGGTGATTGGCGAGGATTATGTGCCGGTCATTGTCCTGACCGCGCAAACCGATACTGAAACCAGAAGGCGTGCTCTGGATGCCGGAGCCAAGGACTTTCTTACCAAACCGTTTGAAGCCTGGGAGGTGTTGTTACGCATTCGCAATTGCCTGGAAACGCGCATGTACTATACGCGCCAGGTGCTGCGAGCCGAGACACTGGAGAAAGAGGTGCGTCAGCGTACCGAAGAGATTCGCCAAACCCAGCTGGAGATTGTACGCCGTCTTGGTGTGGCAGGCGAGTTTCGCGACAATGAAACCGGTGCCCACGTGGAACGGATCAGCCATTTTTCCAGCCTGCTGGCCCGGCTGTACGGTCAACACTCGGATTACGTCACCATGCTGTTTTATGCCAGCTCCATGCACGATGTCGGCAAGATCGGCATTCGCGATGATATTTTGCTTAAACCGGGGCCGTTAACGGAAGATGAGCGGGCGGAGATCAACCGCCATCCGGTGATCGGTAGTCAGATTATCGGCGACCATCCCTCTGAACTGATGACCCTGGCCTGGGAGACGGCTCGTTTTCATCATGAAAGATGGGACGGTAGCGGTCATCCTCAGGGGCTGGTCGGAGAGGAGATTCCCCTTTGTGCACGAATTGTTGCTATCTGTGATGTCTTTGATGCCTTGACCAGTCAGCGTCCTTACAAAGAGGCCTGGTCGGTCGACGATGCTGTCGCCGAGATACAGCAGCAAGCCGGGCGCCATTTTGATCCCGAGCTGGTGGCATTCTCGTCGCCCATCTTGACCAGTTTGTCGCCATTCGGCAACGTTTTGTCGATGATGATTGAGTGCGCCGGTCAGCCGATTGTCAATCGGTTGCGCCCGTTCTTTTTACTGGAATAG
- a CDS encoding sensor domain-containing diguanylate cyclase produces MCRLDEKNYRIILDELYDGLYFVDHNRIITFWNKAAERITGFTAKEVLGSSCEDDILTHVDNAGNNLCMGHCPLAATLDDQSPRAAQVYLHHKQGHRVPVSVRISALTNETGAVIGAAELFTDISDHRANELRVKELEQLALVDKLTQLANRRYIESQLDKHLTQFRRTLLPFAVYFFDIDHFKKINDTYGHDAGDTVLKFLAKTLTDNGRAFDIYGRWGGEEFIAIIRNLDRENLFTFGERLRMLVEQSYLKWGEHRLSVTISLGGTLVQNNDTVDSLVKRADRLLYSSKKNGRNRLTIG; encoded by the coding sequence ATGTGCAGGCTCGACGAAAAAAATTACCGCATCATTCTCGATGAACTTTACGACGGTCTTTATTTCGTCGACCACAACCGGATTATCACCTTCTGGAACAAGGCGGCGGAACGGATCACCGGGTTTACCGCCAAAGAAGTGCTCGGGTCGAGTTGTGAGGATGATATCCTCACCCATGTCGATAATGCAGGCAACAACCTGTGCATGGGTCATTGCCCTCTGGCCGCCACCCTCGACGATCAGTCACCACGTGCCGCCCAGGTGTATCTGCACCATAAACAGGGCCACCGTGTTCCGGTCTCCGTACGCATCTCCGCGCTTACGAATGAAACCGGCGCGGTGATCGGTGCGGCTGAGCTGTTCACCGACATCTCCGACCATCGCGCCAATGAACTGCGCGTTAAAGAACTTGAACAACTGGCCCTGGTCGACAAGCTGACCCAACTGGCCAATCGCCGCTACATTGAATCGCAACTGGACAAACACCTGACACAATTTCGTCGTACCCTGTTGCCGTTTGCCGTCTATTTCTTCGACATCGACCATTTTAAAAAAATCAATGACACCTACGGTCATGATGCCGGTGACACCGTATTGAAATTTCTGGCCAAAACGCTGACCGACAATGGTCGGGCTTTTGATATTTACGGACGGTGGGGTGGCGAGGAATTTATTGCCATTATCCGCAACCTCGATAGGGAGAACCTGTTCACGTTCGGCGAGCGGTTGCGGATGCTGGTGGAACAATCGTACCTGAAGTGGGGGGAGCACCGGCTGTCGGTCACCATCTCTCTCGGCGGCACCCTGGTGCAAAACAATGACACGGTCGACAGCCTTGTTAAGCGCGCCGACCGGCTGCTCTATTCCAGTAAAAAGAACGGGCGCAACCGATTGACAATCGGCTGA
- the gloB gene encoding hydroxyacylglutathione hydrolase: MVEITLLQAHDDNYVYMISDGDTTIAIDPGEAEPVLAYLEQHGRSLSLILNTHMHQDHCGGNLTLKRLTGCHIAGGDERIVGVDRLLQEDSILPGLPWPLQVLHTPGHTRGDCCYYLPQSEALFCGDTLFSGGCGRVFEGTMEQLYHSLQKITALPETTRLYCGHEYTEDNYRFAASIEPSSAIVHDKLSRVHYLRNHGKPTLPVSLAEELLCNPFLRCEEKVLQQALKMEQASAVEVFSNLRHRKNRF; this comes from the coding sequence ATGGTCGAGATCACTTTGCTTCAGGCCCATGACGACAACTACGTCTACATGATCAGCGACGGCGACACCACCATTGCCATTGATCCCGGCGAAGCCGAGCCGGTACTGGCCTACCTGGAACAACATGGTCGCTCCCTGTCACTGATCCTCAACACCCACATGCATCAAGATCATTGCGGCGGCAACCTGACCCTTAAACGACTCACCGGCTGCCATATTGCCGGTGGCGATGAACGCATTGTCGGCGTGGATCGGTTGTTACAGGAAGACAGTATCCTGCCCGGCCTGCCATGGCCGCTCCAGGTTTTGCACACGCCCGGCCACACCAGGGGCGATTGCTGCTACTATCTTCCGCAAAGTGAAGCGTTGTTTTGCGGCGACACCCTGTTCAGCGGCGGCTGCGGCCGAGTGTTTGAAGGCACCATGGAGCAGCTCTACCACAGCCTGCAAAAAATTACCGCCCTGCCCGAGACGACCCGGTTATACTGCGGCCATGAATACACCGAAGACAACTACCGCTTTGCCGCCAGCATCGAACCCAGTTCGGCCATCGTCCATGACAAACTGTCGCGGGTGCATTATTTACGCAACCACGGCAAGCCGACCCTGCCGGTAAGTCTGGCCGAAGAACTGTTGTGTAATCCGTTTCTTCGCTGTGAGGAAAAAGTGCTGCAGCAGGCATTGAAAATGGAGCAGGCCTCTGCCGTTGAGGTGTTCAGCAACCTGCGTCATCGCAAAAACCGCTTTTAA